The Macrobrachium nipponense isolate FS-2020 chromosome 13, ASM1510439v2, whole genome shotgun sequence genome has a window encoding:
- the LOC135225816 gene encoding oocyte zinc finger protein XlCOF6-like: MSTHTGEKPYTCSVCQKSFSFPRYLSIHMRTHTGEKPYTCSVCQKRLSQSSALKYHMKTHTAEKPYACSVCQKSFLVSSALKCHMRTHTGEKPYTCSVCQKSFSDSSTLKYHMRTHTGEKPYTCSICQKSFSESSNLKRHMKTHTGEKPYTCSVCQQSFSVSSTLKTHMRTHTGEKPFTCSVCQKSFSDSGAHKRHMRTHTGEKPYTCSVCQRSFSASSNLTKHMKTHA, translated from the coding sequence ATGAGTACTCAcacgggagagaaaccatatacttgctctgtatgtcaaaaaagtttttcttttccaAGATATCTCTCAattcacatgagaactcatacaggagagaaaccatacacttgctctgtatgtcaaaaacgTTTATCACAATCAAGTGCTCTGAAATAtcacatgaaaactcatacaGCAGAAAAACCATAtgcttgctctgtatgtcaaaaaagttttttagttTCAAGTGCTCTCAAatgtcacatgagaactcatacgggagagaaaccatatacttgttctgtatgtcaaaaaagtttttctgatTCAAGTACTCTCAAatatcacatgagaactcatacgggagagaaaccatatacttgctccatatgtcaaaaaagtttttctgaaTCAAGTAATCTCAAACGTCACATGAaaactcatacgggagagaaaccatatacttgctctgtatgtcaacaAAGCTTTTCTGTTTCAAGTACTCTTAAAACACAtatgagaactcatacgggagagaaaccatttacttgctctgtatgtcaaaaaagtttttctgatTCAGGTGCTCACAAAcgtcacatgagaactcatacaggagagaaaccatatacttgctctgtatgtcaaagaagtttttctgctTCAAGTAATCTCACAAAACATATGAAAACTCATGCATAA
- the LOC135225815 gene encoding gastrula zinc finger protein XlCGF71.1-like: protein MEAEESSSLLLLKEEEEDLEEGPTENADDNSSFADPFLEVKAEPEFFDYGDFDVNCSSQSTIKSEKDSSPSCDAEGGKKKICIGEENRHLGRSNTAGKRLTSECQRTFSKIDKLKSHMRTHTGEKSYTCSVCQKSFSYSGTLKCHMRTHTGEKPYTCSICQKSYSDSNALKYHMKTHTGEKPYTCSVCKKSFYVSSTLSNHMRTHTGEKPYTCSLCQESFSYSDNLKCHMRTHTGEKPYTCSVCQKSFSG from the coding sequence ATGGAAGCTGAAGAATCGTCATCATTGCTGCTActcaaagaagaggaggaggatctggaggagggtccaactgaaaatgcagatgacaACTCTTCATTTGCAGACCCATTcttagaagtcaaggcagaaccGGAATTTTTTGACTATGGTGATTTTGATGTGAACTGTTCTTCCCAATCTACTATTAAGAGTGAAAAGGACAGCTCTCCAAGCTGTGATGCTGAGGGTGGAAAGAAAAAGATCTGTATTGGAGAAGAAAATAGACATTTGGGTAGAAGCAACACAGCAGGGAAGCGATTAACTTCTGAATGCCAAAGGACATTTTCAAAAATTGACAAGCTGAAAtcccacatgagaactcatacgggagagaaatcatatacttgctctgtatgtcaaaaaagtttttcttattCAGGTACTCTCAAatgtcacatgagaactcatacgggagagaaaccatatacttgctctatatgtcaaaaaagttaTTCTGATTCAAATGCTCTGAAGTAtcacatgaaaactcatacaggagagaaaccatatacttgctctgtatgtaaaaaaagtttttacgTTTCAAGTACTCTCTCaaatcacatgagaactcatacgggagagaaaccatacACTTGCTCTTTATGTCAAGAAAGTTTTTCTTATTCAGACAATCTCAAatgtcacatgagaactcatacaggagagaaaccatatacttgctctgtatgtcaaaaaagtttttctggtTAA